A part of Colius striatus isolate bColStr4 chromosome 13, bColStr4.1.hap1, whole genome shotgun sequence genomic DNA contains:
- the LOC133626635 gene encoding uncharacterized protein LOC133626635: MALGDSQMVGIPKKPVPGDAHQRSPSHDPASWKFQLLACPEVRALDEHVLQLAPRYLRSECSQMQWLMLNALITTCDEPSKAKSMWILQESLLELLQDLDDEVVETNLSLLKMMLQAANSPVCSTLVLELTGRLQPLFHHTTSSVQLLSLELFQRLMQSVNKKERQPMKTRVYENVIELLCLLHAESPEVAEASRVTLLGAAAFLKKRRLRKLPEKRKTLEVGKYLLSGCGSRAAHYVQQAARCLWSHQQPIREAAVRFLGETQPLSLPAPLQLGPSPGCGAAAGISRVAAEPRVPGAGPWRPRGSLRPVPALPCAWRSLARGRAWAQPCQGEGGVWPGCRDL; the protein is encoded by the exons ATGGCACTTGGAGATTCCCAAATGGTGGGGATCCCCAAGAAACCTGTCCCTGGAGATGCCCACCAACGCTCCCCCAGCCATGACCCTGCGTCCTGGAAGTTTCAGCTCCTGGCCTGCCCTGAGGTGAGGGCATTAGACGAAcatgtcctgcagctggcacCGAGGTACCTGCGGAGCGAGTGCAGCCAGATGCAGTGGCTGATGCTCAATGCCCTCATCACCACCTGCGACGAGCCCTCGAAG GCCAAAAGCATGTGGATCCTGCAGGAAAGCCTCCTGGAGCTACTGCAGGACCTAGATGACGAGGTGGTCGAAACGAACCTCTCCTTGCTCAAAATGATGCTCCAGGCTGCCAACAGCCCAGTTTGCAGCACCCTCGTTCTGGAGCTGACTGGGAGGCTCCAGCCACTCTTTCACCAC ACCACCAGCagtgtgcagctgctctcccttgaGCTCTTCCAACGTCTGATGCAGTCTgtcaacaaaaaggaaagacagcCGATGAAGACACGGGTGTATGAGAACGTGATCgaactgctctgcctcctgcatgcCGAGAGCCCggaggtggcagag GCCTCTCGGGTAACCCTGCTTGGAGCTGCCGCcttcctgaagaagaggaggctcagaaagctcccagagaagaggaagacatTGGAAGTGGGCAAGTACCTG CTGTCAGGGTGCGGCAGCAGAGCCGCGCACTATGTGCAGCAGGCAGCGCGGTGCCTTTGGAGCCATCAGCAGCCGATACGAGAGGCGGCCGTCAGGTTCCTGGGTGAGACACAgcccctgtccctccctgccccgctgcagctcggccccagccccggctgtGGCGCGGCCGCAGGAATCAGCCGCGTGGCTGCGGAGCCGCGAGTGCCCGGTGCAGGGCCCTGGCGCCCGCGGGGCTCCCTGcgccctgtgccagccctgccctgcgccTGGCGCTCGCTCGCCCGGGGAagagcctgggctcagccctgccaagggGAGGGGGGCGTGTGGCCGGGCTGCAGGGACCTGTGA
- the LOC133626636 gene encoding uncharacterized protein LOC133626636, with amino-acid sequence MALGDSQMVGIPKKPVPGDAHQRSPSHDPASWKFQLLACPEVRALDEHVLQLAPRYLRSECSQMQWLMLNALITTCNEPSKAKSMWILQESLLELLQDLDDEVVETNLSLLKMMLQAANSPVCSTLVLELTGRLQPLFHHTTSSVQLLSLELFQRLMQSVNKKERQPMKTRVYENVIELLCLLHAESPEVAEASRVTLLGAAAFLKKRRLRKLLEKRKTLEVGNVPCPSAAVRVRQQSRALCAAGSAVPLEPSAAHTRGGRQVPGCITQPLYIFE; translated from the exons ATGGCCCTTGGAGATTCCCAAATGGTGGGGATCCCCAAGAAACCTGTCCCTGGAGATGCCCACCAACGCTCCCCCAGCCATGACCCTGCGTCCTGGAAGTTTCAGCTCCTGGCCTGTCCTGAGGTGAGGGCATTAGACGAAcatgtcctgcagctggcacCGAGGTACCTGCGGAGCGAGTGCAGCCAGATGCAGTGGCTGATGCTCAATGCCCTCATCACCACCTGCAACGAGCCCTCGAAG GCCAAAAGCATGTGGATCCTGCAGGAAAGCCTCCTGGAGCTACTGCAGGACCTAGATGACGAGGTGGTCGAAACGAACCTCTCCTTGCTCAAAATGATGCTCCAGGCTGCCAACAGCCCAGTTTGCAGCACCCTCGTTCTGGAGCTGACTGGGAGGCTCCAGCCACTCTTTCACCAC ACCACCAGCagtgtgcagctgctctcccttgaGCTCTTCCAACGTCTGATGCAGTCTgtcaacaaaaaggaaagacagcCGATGAAGACACGGGTGTATGAGAACGTGATCgaactgctctgcctcctgcatgcCGAGAGCCCggaggtggcagag gcCTCTCGGGTAACCCTGCTTGGAGCTGCCGCcttcctgaagaagaggaggctcagaaagctcctggagaagaggaagacatTGGAAGTGGGCAATGTCCCCTGTCCGTCTGCAGCTGTCAGGGTGCGGCAGCAGAGCCGCGCACTATGTGCAGCAGGCAGCGCGGTGCCTTTGGAGCCATCAGCAGCCCATACGAGAGGCGGCCGTCAGGTTCCTGG GTGCATTACCCAGcctctctacatctttgaatga
- the LOC133626650 gene encoding dynein axonemal assembly factor 6-like isoform X2 yields the protein MDSLSSGPSLQLLAKLLHDTQEDDDDDEHVPHCSVNAMTPGTIGPGKRETTDTFQVKPGNDKTIWNTEEVPEGSEFEDSWDPREQPEQTRNVKQHVVKRRQW from the exons ATGGACAGTCTTTCCTCAGGCCCTTCTCTGCAGTTGCTTGCCAAGCTGCTTCATGATACTcaagaagatgatgatgatgatgaacaTGTG cctcACTGTTCAGTTAATGCCATGACTCCTGGGACTATTGGaccaggaaagagagagacCACTG ATACTTTCCAAGTGAAACCTGGAAATGATAAAACTATTTGGAATACAGAGGAAGTCCCAGAAGGATCTGAATTTGAGGATTCCTGGGACCCTAGAGAACAACCAGA GCAAACAAGAAATGTCAAGCAGCACGTGGTGAAAAGGAGACAATGGTGA
- the LOC133626650 gene encoding dynein axonemal assembly factor 6-like isoform X3, whose amino-acid sequence MDSLSSGPSLQLLAKLLHDTQEDDDDDEHVPHCSVNAMTPGTIGPGKRETTDTFQVKPGNDKTIWNTEEVPEGSEFEDSWDPREQPDP is encoded by the exons ATGGACAGTCTTTCCTCAGGCCCTTCTCTGCAGTTGCTTGCCAAGCTGCTTCATGATACTcaagaagatgatgatgatgatgaacaTGTG cctcACTGTTCAGTTAATGCCATGACTCCTGGGACTATTGGaccaggaaagagagagacCACTG ATACTTTCCAAGTGAAACCTGGAAATGATAAAACTATTTGGAATACAGAGGAAGTCCCAGAAGGATCTGAATTTGAGGATTCCTGGGACCCTAGAGAACAACCAGA TCCCTGA
- the LOC133626650 gene encoding dynein axonemal assembly factor 6-like isoform X1, producing MDSLSSGPSLQLLAKLLHDTQEDDDDDEHVPHCSVNAMTPGTIGPGKRETTDTFQVKPGNDKTIWNTEEVPEGSEFEDSWDPREQPECLMKMLNQTGPRTHPCGTPLATGLQPDSVPLISTLWALSFSQFSIHLTSTHPAHTA from the exons ATGGACAGTCTTTCCTCAGGCCCTTCTCTGCAGTTGCTTGCCAAGCTGCTTCATGATACTcaagaagatgatgatgatgatgaacaTGTG cctcACTGTTCAGTTAATGCCATGACTCCTGGGACTATTGGaccaggaaagagagagacCACTG ATACTTTCCAAGTGAAACCTGGAAATGATAAAACTATTTGGAATACAGAGGAAGTCCCAGAAGGATCTGAATTTGAGGATTCCTGGGACCCTAGAGAACAACCAGA gtgcttgatgaagatgttgaaccagactggccccagaacccatccctgtggaactccactggccacaggcctccaacctgactctgtgccattgatcagcaccctctgggctctgtcattcagccagttctccatccacctcacctccactcatccagcccacactgcctga